A region of Takifugu flavidus isolate HTHZ2018 chromosome 2, ASM371156v2, whole genome shotgun sequence DNA encodes the following proteins:
- the madd gene encoding MAP kinase-activating death domain protein isoform X11 produces the protein MEKKKMCPRLLDYLVVVGARQPSSDSFAQTPQLLRRYPLEDHHDFPLPPDVVFFCQPEGCLSIRQRRVSLRDDSSFVFTLTDKDSGITRYGICVNFYRSFQRGHHRARGDKSTHADMAARGAETASEGSDGSGPPPALSPPNNAEVAPPPTSEEEGGGQLGGEQNAGKSPQHRRSTAKMAARNRYSTLTSLCILSHYPFFSTFRECLYILKRLVDCCSQRLTQRAGLPRATQRDTMWRVFTGALSVEEKGSQLLADLREIESWMYRLLRSPVPVAGQRRVDVEVLPHELKRALTFALPENSRFCLVDFPLHLPLELLGVDACLQVLSCVLLEHKVILQSRDYNALSMSVMAFVAMIYPLEYMFPVIPLLPTCMASAEQLLLAPTPYIIGVPASFFLYKAEFKIPDDVWLVDLDSSKVIAPTNAEILPPLPEPEAMELKKHLKQALASMSMNTQPILNLEKFQEGQELPLLPPGRDKASPSSTEFNPLIYGNDVDSVDVATRVAMVRFFNSSNVLQGFQMHTRTLRLFPRPVVAFRSSSFLASRPRRSSFADKLSHTQAVEFFGEWALNPSNLAFQRIHNNVYDPSLIGDKPKWYAHQLQPVVYRVYDGSSQLVEAMAGPLEDDGNESDPTDSGSDSDAYDDSSSSYSSLGDLVSEMIQGDIHGDTTSLDPPTHAALGDASEVEFQDFREVNHGCDGPPSEEGTGEPSDGQPLRSSSSTTASSSPSTIIQGVNHELEAPEMEASASAALQNPVPALCSQPFLRPPADAGLVEPAGKKQEYDNPYFEPQYGFPSEDDPDAEEQVETYTPRFNQNLSDNKAQRPLRPSSLRLPGESDGEGDSRNSSPNSTISNSSNDGFGGLMSFASNLYKNHGTSFSLSNLALPNKAARDKATPFPSLKVFGLNSLMEIITEAGPGSGEGARAPRALVDQKSSVIKHSPTVKRESPSPQGRVNNTSENQQFLKEVVQSVLDGQGVGWLNMKKVRRLLENEQLRLFVLSKLNRAVHTEEDARQEIIRDVEVSRKVYKGMLDILKCTVSSLEHSYTNAGLGGMASVFSLLEIARTHYQTKDPEKRKRSPTDSVGSPGSKESPSARAETSRPQGFLNVPHLQLPHHTTGRGARHFDTRSLNEENFIASIGSEGAKQQRPLVADAEEKKSQISADSGLSVTSGSQKSDTESITSSEPPALTRSTSQDSEASTVISNSSGETLGADSDLSSTAGDGPAGRIAPHLNQSRGTLSDSEIETNPATSTVFGKTHTRKPGIKDHSHTLAKGQPAQPLEDISMRIYLCEGLLGRDKSSVWDQLEDAAMETFSLSKERSTLWDQLQFWEDAFLDAVMLEREGMGMDQGPQEMIERYLSLGDHDRKRLEDDEDRLLATLLHNMIAYMLMMKLNKNDIRKKVRRLMGKSHIGLTYSQEINEILDKLADMNGRELPIRPSGSRHIKKQTFVVHAGTDTTGDIFFMEVCDDCIVLRSNIGTVYERWWYEKLINMTYCPKTKVLCLWRRNGQETQLNKFYTKKCRELYYCVKDSMERAAARQQSIKPGPELGGEFPVQDMKTGEGGLLQVTLEGINLKFMHSQVFIELSHIKKCNTVKGVFVLEEFVPETKEVVIHKYKTPMAHQICYSVLCLFSYVAAVKGKEAEGKPKTLSPRPLPS, from the exons atggagaaaaagaaaatgtgcccTCGCCTTCTGGACTACCTGGTGGTGGTCGGAGCGAG ACAACCAAGCAGCGATAGCTTTGCCCAGACCCCCCAGCTCCTCCGCCGGTACCCTCTTGAGGACCACCACGACTTCCCGCTTCCTCCGGATGTGGTGTTCTTTTGCCAACCTGAGGGCTGCCTGAGCATACGGCAGCGGAGGGTCAGCCTTCGGGACGACTCCTCCTTCGTTTTCACTCTGACCGACAAGGACTCAGGAATCACCCGCTATGGCATCTGCGTCAACTTCTACCGCTCCTTTCAGCGCGGCCACCACCGCGCTCGCGGGGACAAAAGCACCCACGCGGACATGGCGGCCAGGGGTGCGGAGACGGCCAGCGAAGGCTCCGATGGCAGCGGGCCTCCTCCTGCATTGTCTCCACCTAACAATGCTGAGGTggcacccccacccacctctgAAGAGGAGGGCGGCGGACAGTTGGGCGGCGAGCAAAATGCTGGCAAGTCCCCGCAGCACAGAAGAAGCACTGCTAAGATGGCCGCCCGGAACCGCTACAGCACACTGACCTCATTGTGCATCCTTAGCCATTACCCCTTTTTCTCTACCTTCAGGGAGTGTTTATATATTCTCAAGAGGCTGGTGGATTGCTGCAGCCAGAGGTTAACCCAGAGGGCTGGGCTACCTCGGGCCACCCAACG ggACACCATGTGGCGTGTGTTCACCGGGGCTCTGTCggtggaggagaaaggaagCCAGCTGCTAGCCGACTTGCGGGAGATTGAGTCCTGGATGTACAGGCTGCTGCGGTCGCCTGTACCAGTGGCAGGCCAGAGGCGTGTGGATGTGGAAGTCCTGCCCCATGAACTCAAGCGGGCGCTCACCTTTGCCCTGCCAGAAAACTCCCGGTTCTGTTTGGTTGACTTCCCGTTGCACCTtccactggagctgctgggcgtGGACGCCTGTCTTCAGGTTCTCAGTTGTGTCCTTCTAGAGCACAAG GTCATTCTTCAGTCCAGAGACTACAATGCTTTATCCATGAGTGTCATGGCTTTTGTTGCCATGATCTACCCTCTGGAGTACATGTTCCCTGTCATCCCCTTACTGCCAACCTGCATGGCCTCTGCTGAACAG TTGCTTCTGGCCCCCACTCCCTACATTATCGGTGTCCCGGCCAGTTTCTTCCTCTACAAAGCCGAGTTCAAAATACCAGACGACGTGTGGCTTGTGGACCTGGACAGCAGCAAG GTCATCGCGCCCACTAATGCCGAGATTCTTCCACCTCTTCCAGAACCTGAAGCAatggagctgaagaagcatCTAAAGCAG GCTTTGGCCAGTATGAGCATGAACACGCAGCCAATTCTGAACTTGGAGAAGTTCCAGGAAGGTCAGGAGCTGCCTCTGTTGCCGCCAGGACGTGACAAAGCTTCACCCTCCTCTACAGAGTTCAATCCTCTAATTTATGGCAACGATGTTGATTCAGTGGATGTGGCCACCAG GGTTGCCATGGTTCGATTCTTCAACTCCTCAAATGTTCTCCAAGGGTTTCAGATGCACACTCGCACGTTGCGTCTCTTTCCCCGACCCGTGGTGGCGTTCCGATCATCATCATTTCTTGCTTCTCGGCCAAGGCGCTCCAGCTTTGCAGACAAACTCTCTCACACCCAGGCTGTGGAATTCTTTGGAGAATGGGCTCTAAATCCTTCCAACCTTGCTTTTCAGAGGATACACAACA acgTGTACGACCCATCACTGATTGGAGACAAGCCCAAGTGGTATGCTCACCAGTTACAACCAGTGGTCTACAGAGTGTACGATGGAAGCTCCCAGTTGGTTGAAGCCATGGCTGGTCCTTTGGAGGATGATGGAAATGAGTCGGACCCCACAGACAG CGGGAGTGACAGCGACGCATATGACGACTCCAGCTCTTCGTATTCCTCCCTCGGAGACCTTGTTAGTGAGATGATCCAAGGAGACATTCATGGAGACACAACCA GCTTGGACCCGCCTACCCATGCTGCACTGGGAGACGCTAGCGAGGTTGAATTTCAAGACTTCAGGGAGGTCAATCACGGGTGTGATGGTCCCCCCAGTGAAGAGGGAACCGGCGAGCCCTCTGATGGACAGCCCCTCCGCTCAAGCTCCAGCACAACAGCGAGCTCAAGTCCCAGCACAATCATCCAGGGAGTCAACCAT GAGTTGGAAGCACCTGAGATGGAAGCGTCGGccagtgctgctctgcagaaCCCTGTACCTGCTCTGTGCAGTCAGCCGTTCCTcagacctcctgctgatgctggCCTGGTGGAGCCAGCTGGTAAAAAGCAAGAGTATGACAACCCATACTTTGAGCCTCAGTACGGCTTCCCCTCAGAGGATGACCCAGATGCGGAGGAGCAAGTGGAGACGTACACGCCGCGGTTTAACCAGAATCTCAGCGACAACAA ggcACAACGTCCGTTAAGACCAAGTAGCCTGAGGCTTCCCGGAGAATCTGACGGGGAGGGAGACTCCCGCAACAGTTCGCCAAACTCCACCATTTCCAACAGCAGCAACGATGGGTTTGGAGGACTGATGTCTTTTGCAA GCAATCTCTATAAGAACCACGGCACCAGTTTCAGTCTGTCCAATCTTGCACTTCCCAACAAGGCGGCGAGAGACAAAGCGACGCCTTTCCCCAGTCTGAAAG TATTTGGGCTAAATTCTCTAATGGAGATAATTACAGAGGCCGGCCCGGGGAGCGGAGAAG GTGCACGTGCACCTCGAGCACTGGTGGATCAGAAGTCCTCCGTGATCAAGCACAGTCCTACAGTGAAAAGAGAGTCGCCATCTCCTCAGGGAAGAGTCAACAATACGAG CGAGAACCAGCAGTTCCTGAAGGAGGTGGTGCAGAGTGTTCTGGATGGGCAGGGAGTCGGCTGGCTCAACATGAAGAAAGTGCGCCGCCTGTTGGAGAACGAGCAGCTCCGTCTGTTTGTCCTCAGTAAGCTGAACAGAGCCGTCCACACAGAGGAAGACGCCAGACAAGAGATCATTCGTGATGTG GAGGTGAGCAGAAAAGTGTACAAAGGCATGCTGGACATCTTGAAGTGCACCGTTTCCAGTCTGGAGCACTCGTACACTAACGCAGGTCTTGGAGGAATGGCCAGCGTCTTCAGCTTACTGGAAATAGCGCGCACGCATTACCAAACCAAAG ACCCAGAAAAACGCAAGCGAAGCCCCACAGACAGTGTCGGCAGCCCGGGCAGCAAAGAGAGTCCTTCGGCTCGAGCGGAGACCAGCAGACCTCAGGGCTTTCTGAATGTGCCCCATCTCCAGCTGCCGCACCACACCACGGGCAGAGGAGCCCGCCATTTTGATACCCGGAGTCTTAACGAGGAGAACTTTATTGCCTCGATTG gttctgagGGAGCCaagcagcagcgccccctggtggcagatGCAGAGGAGAAGAAATCGCAGATCAGTGCTGATAGTGGCCTCAGCGTCACCTCTGGATCCCAG AAAAGCGACACGGAGTCGATAACGAGCTCCGAGCCGCCCGCCCTGACGAGAAGCACCAGCCAAGACTCAGAGGCCAGCACAGTG ATAAGCAATAGTTCCGGAGAGACCCTGGGCGCTGACAGTGACCTGAGCAGCACGGCAGGAGACGGGCCCGCCGGAAGAATCGCTCCACATTTAAATCAGTCCAGAGGGACGCTGTCTGACAGCGAGATTGAAACCAATCCAGCCACCAGCACAGTGTTT GGGAAGACTCACACCCGGAAGCCAGGCATCAAAGATCACTCACACACCCTGGCCAAGGGTCAGCCTGCACAGCCCCTGGAGGACATCAGCATGAGGATTTACCTCTGCGAGGGCCTGTTGG GTCGGGATAAGAGCTCCGTTTGGGATCAACTAGAGGATGCTGCCATGGAAACCTTTTCTCTAA GTAAAGAACGTTCCACGCTGTGGGACCAGCTGCAGTTCTGGGAGGACGCCTTCCTGGACGCAGTGATGTTGGAGCGGGAGGGGATGGGGATGGACCAGGGCCCACAGGAGATGATCGAGAG ATACCTGTCGTTGGGAGACCACGACCGCAAGCGTCTGGAGGACGATGAAGACAGGCTCCTGGCCACCTTGCTGCACAACATGATTGCTTACATGTTGATGATGAAA ttGAACAAAAATGACATCAGGAAGAAAGTGAGGCGTCTGATGGGGAAGTCCCACATCGGCCTCACGTACAGCCAAGAGATCAATGAGATTCTGGACAAACTGGCCGACATG AACGGCCGCGAGCTTCCCATCAGGCCCAGCGGGAGCCGTCACATCAAGAAGCAAACGTTTGTTGTGCACGCCGGCACGGACACCACAGGCGACATCTTCTTCATGGAG GTGTGCGACGACTGCATAGTCCTGCGCAGCAACATCGGCACGGTCTACGAGCGCTGGTGGTACGAGAAGCTCATCAACATGACCTACTGCCCCAAGACCAAGGTGTTGTGTCTGTGGAGGCGCAACGGCCAGGAGACGCAGCTCAACAAGTTCTATACCAAAAAG TGTCGTGAACTCTACTACTGTGTCAAAGACAGTATGGAGAGGGCTGCAGCCAGGCAGCAGAGCATCAAACCAG gtCCAGAATTAGGTGGAGAGTTTCCCGTCCAGGACATGAAAACTGGCGAAggtgggctgctgcaggtcacgcTGGAGGGAATCAACCTGAAATTCATGCACAGCCAG gttTTCATAGAGCTGAGTCACATTAAAAAGTGCAATACAGTGAAGGGAGTCTTTGTCCTGGAGGAATTTG TTCCTGAAACTAAAGAAGTGGTGATCCACAAGTACAAGACCCCCATG GCACATCAGATCTGTTACTCCGTCCTTTGCCTTTTCTCCTATGTGGCGGCGGTGAAGGGGAAGGAGGCTGAAGGAAAACCCAAGACCCTGTCGCCGAGACCCCTTCCCAGCTAG
- the madd gene encoding MAP kinase-activating death domain protein isoform X18 — protein sequence MEKKKMCPRLLDYLVVVGARQPSSDSFAQTPQLLRRYPLEDHHDFPLPPDVVFFCQPEGCLSIRQRRVSLRDDSSFVFTLTDKDSGITRYGICVNFYRSFQRGHHRARGDKSTHADMAARGAETASEGSDGSGPPPALSPPNNAEVAPPPTSEEEGGGQLGGEQNAGKSPQHRRSTAKMAARNRYSTLTSLCILSHYPFFSTFRECLYILKRLVDCCSQRLTQRAGLPRATQRDTMWRVFTGALSVEEKGSQLLADLREIESWMYRLLRSPVPVAGQRRVDVEVLPHELKRALTFALPENSRFCLVDFPLHLPLELLGVDACLQVLSCVLLEHKVILQSRDYNALSMSVMAFVAMIYPLEYMFPVIPLLPTCMASAEQLLLAPTPYIIGVPASFFLYKAEFKIPDDVWLVDLDSSKVIAPTNAEILPPLPEPEAMELKKHLKQALASMSMNTQPILNLEKFQEGQELPLLPPGRDKASPSSTEFNPLIYGNDVDSVDVATRVAMVRFFNSSNVLQGFQMHTRTLRLFPRPVVAFRSSSFLASRPRRSSFADKLSHTQAVEFFGEWALNPSNLAFQRIHNNVYDPSLIGDKPKWYAHQLQPVVYRVYDGSSQLVEAMAGPLEDDGNESDPTDSGSDSDAYDDSSSSYSSLGDLVSEMIQGDIHGDTTSLDPPTHAALGDASEVEFQDFREVNHGCDGPPSEEGTGEPSDGQPLRSSSSTTASSSPSTIIQGVNHELEAPEMEASASAALQNPVPALCSQPFLRPPADAGLVEPAGKKQEYDNPYFEPQYGFPSEDDPDAEEQVETYTPRFNQNLSDNKAQRPLRPSSLRLPGESDGEGDSRNSSPNSTISNSSNDGFGGLMSFASNLYKNHGTSFSLSNLALPNKAARDKATPFPSLKVFGLNSLMEIITEAGPGSGEGARAPRALVDQKSSVIKHSPTVKRESPSPQGRVNNTSENQQFLKEVVQSVLDGQGVGWLNMKKVRRLLENEQLRLFVLSKLNRAVHTEEDARQEIIRDVEVSRKVYKGMLDILKCTVSSLEHSYTNAGLGGMASVFSLLEIARTHYQTKDPEKRKRSPTDSVGSPGSKESPSARAETSRPQGFLNVPHLQLPHHTTGRGARHFDTRSLNEENFIASIGSEGAKQQRPLVADAEEKKSQISADSGLSVTSGSQKSDTESITSSEPPALTRSTSQDSEASTVISNSSGETLGADSDLSSTAGDGPAGRIAPHLNQSRGTLSDSEIETNPATSTVFGKTHTRKPGIKDHSHTLAKGQPAQPLEDISMRIYLCEGLLGKERSTLWDQLQFWEDAFLDAVMLEREGMGMDQGPQEMIERYLSLGDHDRKRLEDDEDRLLATLLHNMIAYMLMMKLNKNDIRKKVRRLMGKSHIGLTYSQEINEILDKLADMNGRELPIRPSGSRHIKKQTFVVHAGTDTTGDIFFMEVCDDCIVLRSNIGTVYERWWYEKLINMTYCPKTKVLCLWRRNGQETQLNKFYTKKCRELYYCVKDSMERAAARQQSIKPGPELGGEFPVQDMKTGEGGLLQVTLEGINLKFMHSQVFIELSHIKKCNTVKGVFVLEEFVPETKEVVIHKYKTPMAHQICYSVLCLFSYVAAVKGKEAEGKPKTLSPRPLPS from the exons atggagaaaaagaaaatgtgcccTCGCCTTCTGGACTACCTGGTGGTGGTCGGAGCGAG ACAACCAAGCAGCGATAGCTTTGCCCAGACCCCCCAGCTCCTCCGCCGGTACCCTCTTGAGGACCACCACGACTTCCCGCTTCCTCCGGATGTGGTGTTCTTTTGCCAACCTGAGGGCTGCCTGAGCATACGGCAGCGGAGGGTCAGCCTTCGGGACGACTCCTCCTTCGTTTTCACTCTGACCGACAAGGACTCAGGAATCACCCGCTATGGCATCTGCGTCAACTTCTACCGCTCCTTTCAGCGCGGCCACCACCGCGCTCGCGGGGACAAAAGCACCCACGCGGACATGGCGGCCAGGGGTGCGGAGACGGCCAGCGAAGGCTCCGATGGCAGCGGGCCTCCTCCTGCATTGTCTCCACCTAACAATGCTGAGGTggcacccccacccacctctgAAGAGGAGGGCGGCGGACAGTTGGGCGGCGAGCAAAATGCTGGCAAGTCCCCGCAGCACAGAAGAAGCACTGCTAAGATGGCCGCCCGGAACCGCTACAGCACACTGACCTCATTGTGCATCCTTAGCCATTACCCCTTTTTCTCTACCTTCAGGGAGTGTTTATATATTCTCAAGAGGCTGGTGGATTGCTGCAGCCAGAGGTTAACCCAGAGGGCTGGGCTACCTCGGGCCACCCAACG ggACACCATGTGGCGTGTGTTCACCGGGGCTCTGTCggtggaggagaaaggaagCCAGCTGCTAGCCGACTTGCGGGAGATTGAGTCCTGGATGTACAGGCTGCTGCGGTCGCCTGTACCAGTGGCAGGCCAGAGGCGTGTGGATGTGGAAGTCCTGCCCCATGAACTCAAGCGGGCGCTCACCTTTGCCCTGCCAGAAAACTCCCGGTTCTGTTTGGTTGACTTCCCGTTGCACCTtccactggagctgctgggcgtGGACGCCTGTCTTCAGGTTCTCAGTTGTGTCCTTCTAGAGCACAAG GTCATTCTTCAGTCCAGAGACTACAATGCTTTATCCATGAGTGTCATGGCTTTTGTTGCCATGATCTACCCTCTGGAGTACATGTTCCCTGTCATCCCCTTACTGCCAACCTGCATGGCCTCTGCTGAACAG TTGCTTCTGGCCCCCACTCCCTACATTATCGGTGTCCCGGCCAGTTTCTTCCTCTACAAAGCCGAGTTCAAAATACCAGACGACGTGTGGCTTGTGGACCTGGACAGCAGCAAG GTCATCGCGCCCACTAATGCCGAGATTCTTCCACCTCTTCCAGAACCTGAAGCAatggagctgaagaagcatCTAAAGCAG GCTTTGGCCAGTATGAGCATGAACACGCAGCCAATTCTGAACTTGGAGAAGTTCCAGGAAGGTCAGGAGCTGCCTCTGTTGCCGCCAGGACGTGACAAAGCTTCACCCTCCTCTACAGAGTTCAATCCTCTAATTTATGGCAACGATGTTGATTCAGTGGATGTGGCCACCAG GGTTGCCATGGTTCGATTCTTCAACTCCTCAAATGTTCTCCAAGGGTTTCAGATGCACACTCGCACGTTGCGTCTCTTTCCCCGACCCGTGGTGGCGTTCCGATCATCATCATTTCTTGCTTCTCGGCCAAGGCGCTCCAGCTTTGCAGACAAACTCTCTCACACCCAGGCTGTGGAATTCTTTGGAGAATGGGCTCTAAATCCTTCCAACCTTGCTTTTCAGAGGATACACAACA acgTGTACGACCCATCACTGATTGGAGACAAGCCCAAGTGGTATGCTCACCAGTTACAACCAGTGGTCTACAGAGTGTACGATGGAAGCTCCCAGTTGGTTGAAGCCATGGCTGGTCCTTTGGAGGATGATGGAAATGAGTCGGACCCCACAGACAG CGGGAGTGACAGCGACGCATATGACGACTCCAGCTCTTCGTATTCCTCCCTCGGAGACCTTGTTAGTGAGATGATCCAAGGAGACATTCATGGAGACACAACCA GCTTGGACCCGCCTACCCATGCTGCACTGGGAGACGCTAGCGAGGTTGAATTTCAAGACTTCAGGGAGGTCAATCACGGGTGTGATGGTCCCCCCAGTGAAGAGGGAACCGGCGAGCCCTCTGATGGACAGCCCCTCCGCTCAAGCTCCAGCACAACAGCGAGCTCAAGTCCCAGCACAATCATCCAGGGAGTCAACCAT GAGTTGGAAGCACCTGAGATGGAAGCGTCGGccagtgctgctctgcagaaCCCTGTACCTGCTCTGTGCAGTCAGCCGTTCCTcagacctcctgctgatgctggCCTGGTGGAGCCAGCTGGTAAAAAGCAAGAGTATGACAACCCATACTTTGAGCCTCAGTACGGCTTCCCCTCAGAGGATGACCCAGATGCGGAGGAGCAAGTGGAGACGTACACGCCGCGGTTTAACCAGAATCTCAGCGACAACAA ggcACAACGTCCGTTAAGACCAAGTAGCCTGAGGCTTCCCGGAGAATCTGACGGGGAGGGAGACTCCCGCAACAGTTCGCCAAACTCCACCATTTCCAACAGCAGCAACGATGGGTTTGGAGGACTGATGTCTTTTGCAA GCAATCTCTATAAGAACCACGGCACCAGTTTCAGTCTGTCCAATCTTGCACTTCCCAACAAGGCGGCGAGAGACAAAGCGACGCCTTTCCCCAGTCTGAAAG TATTTGGGCTAAATTCTCTAATGGAGATAATTACAGAGGCCGGCCCGGGGAGCGGAGAAG GTGCACGTGCACCTCGAGCACTGGTGGATCAGAAGTCCTCCGTGATCAAGCACAGTCCTACAGTGAAAAGAGAGTCGCCATCTCCTCAGGGAAGAGTCAACAATACGAG CGAGAACCAGCAGTTCCTGAAGGAGGTGGTGCAGAGTGTTCTGGATGGGCAGGGAGTCGGCTGGCTCAACATGAAGAAAGTGCGCCGCCTGTTGGAGAACGAGCAGCTCCGTCTGTTTGTCCTCAGTAAGCTGAACAGAGCCGTCCACACAGAGGAAGACGCCAGACAAGAGATCATTCGTGATGTG GAGGTGAGCAGAAAAGTGTACAAAGGCATGCTGGACATCTTGAAGTGCACCGTTTCCAGTCTGGAGCACTCGTACACTAACGCAGGTCTTGGAGGAATGGCCAGCGTCTTCAGCTTACTGGAAATAGCGCGCACGCATTACCAAACCAAAG ACCCAGAAAAACGCAAGCGAAGCCCCACAGACAGTGTCGGCAGCCCGGGCAGCAAAGAGAGTCCTTCGGCTCGAGCGGAGACCAGCAGACCTCAGGGCTTTCTGAATGTGCCCCATCTCCAGCTGCCGCACCACACCACGGGCAGAGGAGCCCGCCATTTTGATACCCGGAGTCTTAACGAGGAGAACTTTATTGCCTCGATTG gttctgagGGAGCCaagcagcagcgccccctggtggcagatGCAGAGGAGAAGAAATCGCAGATCAGTGCTGATAGTGGCCTCAGCGTCACCTCTGGATCCCAG AAAAGCGACACGGAGTCGATAACGAGCTCCGAGCCGCCCGCCCTGACGAGAAGCACCAGCCAAGACTCAGAGGCCAGCACAGTG ATAAGCAATAGTTCCGGAGAGACCCTGGGCGCTGACAGTGACCTGAGCAGCACGGCAGGAGACGGGCCCGCCGGAAGAATCGCTCCACATTTAAATCAGTCCAGAGGGACGCTGTCTGACAGCGAGATTGAAACCAATCCAGCCACCAGCACAGTGTTT GGGAAGACTCACACCCGGAAGCCAGGCATCAAAGATCACTCACACACCCTGGCCAAGGGTCAGCCTGCACAGCCCCTGGAGGACATCAGCATGAGGATTTACCTCTGCGAGGGCCTGTTGG GTAAAGAACGTTCCACGCTGTGGGACCAGCTGCAGTTCTGGGAGGACGCCTTCCTGGACGCAGTGATGTTGGAGCGGGAGGGGATGGGGATGGACCAGGGCCCACAGGAGATGATCGAGAG ATACCTGTCGTTGGGAGACCACGACCGCAAGCGTCTGGAGGACGATGAAGACAGGCTCCTGGCCACCTTGCTGCACAACATGATTGCTTACATGTTGATGATGAAA ttGAACAAAAATGACATCAGGAAGAAAGTGAGGCGTCTGATGGGGAAGTCCCACATCGGCCTCACGTACAGCCAAGAGATCAATGAGATTCTGGACAAACTGGCCGACATG AACGGCCGCGAGCTTCCCATCAGGCCCAGCGGGAGCCGTCACATCAAGAAGCAAACGTTTGTTGTGCACGCCGGCACGGACACCACAGGCGACATCTTCTTCATGGAG GTGTGCGACGACTGCATAGTCCTGCGCAGCAACATCGGCACGGTCTACGAGCGCTGGTGGTACGAGAAGCTCATCAACATGACCTACTGCCCCAAGACCAAGGTGTTGTGTCTGTGGAGGCGCAACGGCCAGGAGACGCAGCTCAACAAGTTCTATACCAAAAAG TGTCGTGAACTCTACTACTGTGTCAAAGACAGTATGGAGAGGGCTGCAGCCAGGCAGCAGAGCATCAAACCAG gtCCAGAATTAGGTGGAGAGTTTCCCGTCCAGGACATGAAAACTGGCGAAggtgggctgctgcaggtcacgcTGGAGGGAATCAACCTGAAATTCATGCACAGCCAG gttTTCATAGAGCTGAGTCACATTAAAAAGTGCAATACAGTGAAGGGAGTCTTTGTCCTGGAGGAATTTG TTCCTGAAACTAAAGAAGTGGTGATCCACAAGTACAAGACCCCCATG GCACATCAGATCTGTTACTCCGTCCTTTGCCTTTTCTCCTATGTGGCGGCGGTGAAGGGGAAGGAGGCTGAAGGAAAACCCAAGACCCTGTCGCCGAGACCCCTTCCCAGCTAG